The Paramicrobacterium fandaimingii DNA segment AAGAGAATGCGGGCGAGCTCGATGCGGCGCCTCTGCCCGCCAGACAGCGTCTTGAGCTGTTGGTCGAGAATGCGGTCGGGAAGGTTGAGATTGCTCGCAATCGACGCGGCCTCTGCCTCGGCAGCATAGCCGCCGAGCACATTGAAGCGCTCTTCAAGTCGCGAATACTTCTTCATCGCCGCCGCACTCGTCGCTTCGTCGCTGCTGGCCATGGCATCGGTGGCCGCGCGCATACCGCTGACGAGGTCGCCGATGCCGCGGGCGTTCAACACGCGCGTGCGAGCGGTTTCCTCCGGATCGCCCGACCGCGGGTCTTGCGGGAGGTATCCCAGCTCACCCGAGCGCTCTACCGTTCCCTCATTTGCCTGCAAGTCGCCAGCAAGCACCTTGGTGAGCGTCGTCTTGCCCGCGCCGTTTCGCCCGACGAGGCCGATCTTGTCGCCGGGCTGCACACGGAAGCTGACATTCTGCATCAGCACGCGAGCTCCCACGCGAATCTCGAGGTCTCGGACGTTCAGCACAAGGTTTCCGTTCTCCCGTCATGACGGGGTGAATATTGTAAATGACAGCGTCATGGCTCGGCTCCGGGTGAGGAGCCGAGCCATGACGACGTGAAGCGATCAGATGGCGAAGCCGAGAGCGCGCATCATGTCACGACCATCGTCGGTGATGCGCTCAGGGCCCCACGGCGGCATCCACACCCAATTGATGCGGAACTGCTCGACGACGCTCTCGAGCGACTCGGCAGTTTGCTGCTCGATGACGTCTGTGAGCGGGCATCCCGCACTTGTCAACGTCATGTGGATGATCAGAGCGTCTGTCTCGTCATCCCAGCTGAGGTCGTAGATAAGCCCAAGGTCGACGATGTTGACCCCAAGCTCGGGGTCCATAACGTCCTTGAGTGCATCTTCGACCGCGTCGAACTTTTCAGGGCTGAGCGTTGTGACCATACTGTTATGATACGTACGTTTCGGTGAGGAAGCGATCATAGCCCTCGTCCTCAAGACGATCGGCCAGTTCAGAGCCGCCCTCTTCTGCAACGCGACCGTTCACAAACACGTGCACGAAGTCCGGCTTGATATAGCGAAGAATGCGCGTGTAGTGGGTGATCAGGAGAACTCCGAGTCCGGTGTTCTCCTTCGCACGGTTCACGCCCTCTGAGACGACGCGCAGCGCGTCGACGTCAAGACCGGAGTCCGTCTCATCGAGAACGGCAAACCGGGGCTTGAGCAGTTCGAGCTGAAGAATCTCATTGCGCTTCTTCTCGCCGCCGGAGAAGCCCTCATTGACGTTGCGGGCCGCGAAGCTCGAGTCCATGCGCAGGTTGTCCATGGCGCCCTTGACATCTTTCATCCACCCGCGGATGCCCGGTGCTTCACCATCGATTGCCGTCTTCGCTGTGCGCAGGAAGTTGGTGACGGTGACGCCGGGGATCTCGACCGGGTACTGCATGGCGAGAAAGAGTCCCGCGCGAGCCCGCTCGTCAACGGTCATGCTGAGAACATCTTCGCCATCGAGCGTGATGCTTCCGGAATCAACCGTGTACTTTGGGTGGCCGGCGATCGTATAGGCAAGGGTCGACTTGCCTGAACCGTTCGGGCCCATGATGGCGTGTGTTTCGCCGGTGTTGATCGTGAGGTTGACGCCCTTGAGGATGGGCTTGGTTCCCTGGTCGGTTTCGACACTGACGTGCAGGTCGCGAATCTCGATGACAGACATGGGCTAAATCTCTTTCGTTACGGTCGGGTCAATGAAGATGGAGCCGTCGACGATATCGACGGAGTACACCGGGACGGGTTCGTAAGCCGGAAGGGAGAGCGGCTTTCCCGTGGTGAGTGAGAACTGAGAGCCGTGCGCCCAGCACTCGAGGGTTCCGTCCTCGACGAAGCCTTCAGACAGTGAGATGTCACCGTGGGTGCAGGTATCGCCAATGGCGTGGACGTCGCCCGATGAATCGAGCACAACGGCCACAGGCACTCCGTCGAGCACGCAACGCTTTGCCTGGTCGACGGTCAGTTCGCTGAGTTCACAAGCTTTCAGGGATGTCACGTTAGCGTGCGTCCCCCGTGAGCTTCGTCGAGGCCAACTCCTCTTCGACAGCGCGCTCGAGGCTCTCCTGCAGCTCTGCATTGCCGATCTGCTGAATGATCTCGGTGAGGAACCCGCGAACGACGAGGCGGCGAGCCTCTTCTTCGGTGATGCCCCGCGCCTGAAGGTAGAAAAGCTGCTCATCGTCGAAACGCCCGGTTGCACTCGCGTGCCCGGCGCCGGCGATATCGCCTGTCTCGATCTCGAGGTTGGGTACGGAATCGGCGCGTGTGCCGTCTGTGAGCACGAGGTTGCGGTTCTGCTCGTAGCTGTCCGTTCCGGTTGCATCCGGACCGATCAGAACGTCGCCGATCCACACAGTGTGTGCTCCCTCGCCCTGCAGCGCACCCTTGTATGTGACTCGGCTGCGAGAGTGGGGTGCCTCGTGATGGACGTATACCTGATGCTCAAGGTGCTGACCCGCGTCTGCAAAATACAGACCGAGTGACTCGACGTTTGATCCCGGCTCAGCAAGGTGAAGCGAAGGGTTCGCCCGCACGAGGCTGCCGCCCAACGTGACAAGCACATGCTTCAGTGAGGCGTCACGGCCGATCCGGGCGAAGTGAGACGCGAGGTGAACCGCCTCGTCGTCCCACCATTGAACGCTGACGACAGTGAGGCGCGCGCCTTCGCCGACAACGATCTCGACGTTCTCCGTGAGAAGCGCGCTGCCGCTGTTCTTGAGGATCAACAGAGCCTGGCTGTTCGGCTCGGCTGTGATCACCGTGTGTGCGCCGCGAGCGGCGTTTCCGAGCGCGGAGCGCTCGACCGTGATCGTCTTTGCTTCTTCGCCAGAGATGGTGATGGCGTATGCCTTCTCCGTCTTCGACCAGGCGTTCGCAGACGGTCGTTCCTCTGGAAGAGCGGCGCTGCCGACCCGGGCATCGTTCATGTCGATCCACTCGGCGGTCACGCCGTCTGAATCTGTCGTGGCAACGGTGTACGGGGCCCCGTCGAGTTCTCCCTCGCTGAGTGAGGTGAGACGGTCGACGGGTGTGTAACGCCATTCGGCCTCGCGCCCGGTGAGCGCGGCGAAATCGTCGACGTTCGCCGACCGAAACCTCTCGGAGCGGGTCTGAAGGGGAACGAGGCCCCAGCCCCCATCTGAGTGTTCTTTGAATCCGTGCTGGCCTGGCGCTGCTGGTGTCGCTGTGGTATCTGTGACAGTCATTGTTAGCCGACGGATCCTTCCATGCCCATTTCGATGAGTTTGTTGAGCTCGAGCGCATACTCCATGGGGAGTTCGCGCGCGATCGGCTCGATGAAACCGCGCACGATCATCGCCATTGCCTCGGTCTCCTCGAGCCCGCGGCTCATGAGATAGAACAGCTGCTCTTCGCTGACCTTCGAGACCGTTGCCTCGTGGCCGAGCTGAACATCATCGACGCGGATGTCGATAGCAGGGTATGTGTCGGATCGTGAGATCGTGTCGACGAGCAGAGCGTCACAGACAACGGAATTCGATGAATGGTGCGCAGACGGGTCAACCCGAACTTCGCCGCGGTACCCTGCGCGTCCCCCGCCGCGTGCGATCGACTTCGACGTAATCGACGACTGCGTGTACGGCGCCATGTGGATCATCTTGGCACCGGCATCCTGGTGCTGCCCTGGCCCGGCGAAAGCCACCGAGAGCGTCTCGCCCTTGGCGTGCTCACCCGTGAGGTAAATCGAGGGATACTTCATCGTCACCTTGGAGCCGATGTTTCCGTCGACCCATTCCATCGTCGCGCCCTCTTCGGCGATGGCGCGCTTTGTGACGAGGTTGTAGACGTTGTTCGACCAGTTCTGAATCGTCGTGTAGCGAACGCGAGCATTCTTCTTCACAACGATTTCGACGACAGCGGAGTGCAGCGAGTCGCTCTTGTAGATCGGCGCAGTGCAACCCTCGATGTAGTGGACGTAGCTGCCTTCGTCCGCGATGATCAGTGTGCGCTCGAACTGCCCCATGTTCTCGGTGTTGATGCGGAAGTAAGCCTGGAGCGGAATGTCAACGTGCACGCCTGGCGGCACATAGACGAAGGAACCGCCAGACCACACAGCCGTATTCAGCGCAGCGAACTTGTTGTCGCCGGAGGGAATGACCGTTCCGTAGTACTCCTCGAAGAACTCGGGGTGTTCGCGCAGAGCGGTGTCGGTGTCCATGAAAATGACGCCCTGCTGCTCAAGGTCTTCGCGAATCTGGTGGTACACGACCTCGGACTCGTACTGCGCGGCAACGCCGGCGACGAGGCGCGAGCGCTCGGCCTCGGGGATACCCAGACGCTCGTACGTATTCTTGATGTCGTCGGGCAGGTCCTCCCACGACGTCGCTTGCTTCTCCGTTGAACGGACGAAGTACTTGATGTTCTCGAAGTCGATTTCCGAGAGGTCGGCGCCCCACGTCGGCATCGGCTTGCGCTCAAAGAGCTTGAGAGCCTTAAGTCGGCGTTTCAGCATCCATTCGGGCTCACTCTTCAGGCCCGAGATGTTGGAGACGACTTCGGTGTTCAGGCCTCGACGGGCCGAAGCACCAGCGGCGTCCGAATCGCTCCAACCGAACTCGTAAACACCAAGGTTTTCAAGTTCAGGGCGGTCGATCAGAACATCTGACATATCTACCTCTCTTGAACCGCTAAGAAACAGGATCTCTGTTCACGGCTTTACCTGCGCATTCTCGAAAGCTGAATGCGAGGAAATGTGGTCCGCGTCGGCGTGAACCTACAATTGTTCATATGCAATCGAATCTGCGTTTGGCACACGCCAATTTCGGGTTGGTTACTTGAACAATGCAATTCTACAGGTTGTGTCGGCGAAAATGTGAGGTACACAGACGACACGAAGCCGGGGCGTCCCCGACAGGTATGAGTGAAGGAACCCGCAGTGAGCCGTGTGACATCAGAACATGAGGCCGAAAGCCGCGACGCGGCACCGAGAAACGCGGTTGCACGTTTCTGGGCGTGGCTGCCGAGCAGCGCTGACGACAAGCGCGTTCGGGTAGCGGTGTGGCTCAACGTCATCTTTCAAACGGTGCTTGTCGGCACCGGTGGTGCGGTGCGGCTGACAGCATCCGGTCTCGGGTGTCCGACGTGGCCCAAATGCACGGCCGAATCGTTCATCACGTCGCCAGAGATGGGAATTCACGGCGTCATCGAGTTCGGAAACCGAACGTTGTTCTTCGTGCTGCAGGCCATCGCAATCATTGTGCTGCTCTTCGTGATCAAGTACCGGAAGGAGCGCCGAGACCTCTTCGTGCTCGCGCTGATCCCTGCGTGTAGCGTTCTCTTTCAAGCCGGGATCGGCGGCCTGACCGTTCTGTCTGGCCTCAACCCCTACGTTGTCGGTCTGCACTTCGTGCTGAGCGTCGCGCTCGTGGTTCTTGGTGCATTGCTGGTGATGCGGGTTTATACCACGCCAGGGCCTCGTGAGCGTGTGGTTCCGCTGTGGTTTGCGCGTCTCGCCCACGTGGCGTCGTTCTTTGTTGCAGTGTCCGTCATCATCGGCATCCTGACGACGGGATCGGGCCCGCACGCGGGTGACCAAGGCGCGGCACGCAACAATCTGCCGTCCGAAGTGATGCAGCACGTTCACTCCTGGCCCGCCTACGTGATGCTCGCGCTCACACTCATCTTGTTTGTCGCTGCGTGGACGCGAGGCATCACAGCTCCGCGTGTCTGGCTGTCGTGGCTTGTCGTTGTGCAGTGCGCGCAGATTCTCATCGGTGTGGCCCAGTCTCGACTCGGGCTGCCCGGAGTGCTCGTGGGGAGCCATATGGTTCTTGCCTGCGTGCTCGCGGCGTTCATGGCCGCTGTGCTCTTCTTTCTGAAGCGGCCCATTGCGGGGCCGTCGGCCCGATAGCTCAGACGAGGATCAGAACGGCAGCAGTGGGTCGACTCCCACAGCAAGGAACAGAAGCGACAGGTAGGTGATCGACCCGTGGAAGACGCGCATCGGAGAGGCCTCTTCGTTGCGGATGGCGAGGTTGTACAGGCGGTGCGTCTCGTAGATGAACCAACCGCCGGCAACCAGCGCGATCGCTGTGTAGGTGATTCCCATGGGAGCGATCGGCACAAGCAGCAGCGAGCAGGCGACAGTCGCCCATGCGTAGAGGATCGTCTGCAGACCGACGACCGCGCGACCGCGCACCACAGCAAGCATCGGCACACCGACTTCCTTGTAATCGGAGCGGTACTTCATTGACAGCGGCCAATAATGCGGTGGCGTCCAGAGGAAGACGACGGCGAACAGAACCCACGCCTCCCAGTCAAGGGATGCTGTGACACTCGACCAGCCGATGAGCACAGGGAAGCATCCGGCGATGCCGCCCCAGATGATGTTCTGCTCGGTGCGGCGCTTCAACCAGAGCGTGTACACGCAGACGTAGAAGAAGATGGCAAGAACCGAGAGTCCCGCCGCGAGAAGGTTCGTCGTGAGGGCAAGCCAGACCGTCGAGCCAATGGCGAGCGTCCACGAGAAGACGAGCGCCTCACGCGGTGACAGTTCGCCCGTCACCAACGGGCGGTTCTCGGTGCGCTTCATGTGCCGGTCGATGTCACGGTCGATATAGCAGTTGAAGGCACCGGCCGACCCCGCGCTCATGGCACCACCGATCACCGTTGCGGCGACGAGCCACAGGTTGGGGATGCCGCCGTAGGCAAGGATCATCACGGGAACCGTTGTGACGAGAAGCAGCTCCATCACGCGAGGTTTCGTCAGTGAGAAGTAGGCGGCTGCCTTGCGTCGAAAACCGATCGTGCGTGCTTCAACTGGGGTGGGGGTGGTGACGTCCATTGCTCCTCGACTGCTGGGTTCCAGTCAATTCTAGGCCATCGCGCGTGAGAGCGATCCACGGAACAATGAGCACCCTTCACGCGTTGTCACATTTGTGCGCATGCATGGTCGGCTGTCTCTATACTGGGGGTGCTCGCCTACCTTCGCGGTATCCACCATGATCGATATCTCATCCGTGTGGAACCGCGACGTGCCAAAGTAGCCAAATGTGCGTGTAAACGCTTCGGCGGGCCGTCAGGCCCGGACGAAAAGACAGAAGGGTCAAACAACGTGGCAGCACTGCAATGGGATTCCATTGACGACAAGGCAGTTGACACCGCTCGCGTTCTCGCCGCGGATGCTGTTGAGAAGGTCGGAAACGGCCACCCCGGAACGGCAATGAGCCTCGCGCCAGCCGCCTACCTTCTCTTTCAGAAGGTTATGCGCCGGGATCCGCAAGACGACGCGTGGCTTGGCCGCGATCGTTTCGTCCTGTCTGCGGGGCACAGTTCGCTCACGCAGTACATTCAGCTCTACTTCGCGGGAGACGGCCTCGAGCTCGACGACCTGAAGGCGCTTCGCACCTGGGGATCGCTGACCCCGGGGCATCCGGAGTATGGGCACACGAAGGGCGTTGAGATCACGACGGGTCCGCTCGGTCAGGGACTATCGTCTGCCGTCGGCTTCGCCTATGCGTCTCGCTACGAGCGCGGTCTCTTCGACCCGGATGCTGAAGCGGGCACGAGCCCCTTCGACCACTTTGTGTATGTCATCGCGAGCGATGGCGACCTGCAGGAGGGCATCACGAGCGAGGCATCATCGCTCGCTGGCCACCAGCAGCTTGGCAACCTCATCGCGATCTACGACAGCAACCAGATCTCGATCGAAGACGACACAGACATCGCCTTCACCGAAGACGTCGCCGCGCGCTACGAGGCGTACGGCTGGCAGGTGCTGACGGTCGACTGGAAGAAGACCGGCGATTACGTCGAAGACATTCGCGAACTCAATGATTCGATCGCGGCGGCTCAGGCCGAATCCGACAAGCCGACGCTGATCGTGCTCAAGACAATCATCGGGTGGCCCGCACCGAACAAGCAGGACACGGGTGCCATCCACGGGGCGAAGCTTGGCGCGGACGAGCTTGCTGGTGTCAAGGAGGCGCTCGGGTTTGACCCGGAGAAGACCTTCGAGGTTTCAGACGAGGTCATCACCCGCACCCGGGGTGCCGCAGAAAGGGGTGCGCAGCAGCGCGCGGAATGGCAGAAGTCATTTGACGCGTGGAAAGCAGAGAATGCCGATCGCAACGCTCTGCTGGAGCGACTGCTCGCCCACGACCTCCCCGCCGGCATTGAAAACGCACTCCCCCGCTTCGAGGCGGGAACCGATGTGTCGACGCGTGCCGCATCGGGGAAGGTGCTCTCGGCTCTCGGAACCGAGCTTCCGGAGCTGTGGGGCGGCTCTGCCGACCTGGCTGGCTCGAACAATACGACGATCGACGGCGCGGCGTCATTCGTGCCGGCCGAGCACTCGACCGATTCGTGGGCGGGTAACCCCTACGGACGCGTTCTGCACTTCGGCATTCGCGAGCATGCGATGGCCGCGATCCTCAACGGGATCGTGCTGCACGGGCCGACTCGCGCATACGGCGGAACCTTCCTGATCTTCAGCGACTATCAGCGCCCATCCGTGCGGCTGGCAGCGCTTATGAACGTGCCGAGCGTGTTCGTGTGGACTCACGACTCCGTCGCGCTCGGAGAAGACGGCCCGACTCACCAGCCGATCGAGCAGCTGTCGACGTTGCGTGCCATCCCCAACCTCGCGGTTGTGCGCCCGTCGGACGCAAACGAGGTCGCATACGCTTGGCTCGAGATTCTGAAGCGCCACGATGGTCCCACAGGAATCGCGCTGACCCGTCAGAACCTGCCGGTCTTCGAGCGTGGCGACGGTGAGGCGAACGGCGACACTCTCGCTGCGGCGTCGAACGTCACCAAGGGCGCGTACGTTCTCGCCGAGGCGCCGAACGGAAAGCCAGACGTGATTCTGATTGCAACGGGCTCTGAGGTGCAGCTTGCCGTTGAGGCCCGGGAGCAGCTGCGCGGCGAGGGCGTCAACGCTCGTGTCGTCGCGGCCCCGTCGCTTGAATGGTTCGACGAGCAGACCGCCGAGTACCGCGAGTCGGTTCTGCCGGCATCCGTGACCGCTCGCGTCTCCGTCGAGGCAGGCCTTGACCTGACCTGGCGCGGCATCGTCGGGGATCGTGGCCGGTCTGTCTCGATCGAGCACTTTGGTGCATCGGCTGATTACAAGACGCTGTTCCGCGAATTCGGCATCACGACCGAGTCCGTTGTGAACGCCGCTAAGGAAACGCTCGGCGCTCACTGAGCCGGGCAGAGGAGAAATCATCATGACTGAGACACCTACTGCACAACTTTCGGCCGCCGGCGTCAGCATCTGGCTCGACGACCTCTCCCGTGAGCGCATCGAGACGGGCAACCTAACCGAGCTCATCGAGGGCCGCAATGTTGTCGGAATCACGACGAACCCGACGATCTTCGCCAACGCCATCAAAAACGGTGACCGTTACGCCGCACAGGTGGGTGAGCTCACTGCCGCAGGTGAGAATGTCGACGGGGTGGTCAGGGAGCTGACAACAAAGGACGTCGCCGACGCGGCAGACGTCTTTCGCCCGATCTTCGACGCGACGAACGGCGTCGACGGACGCGTATCGATCGAGGTCGAGCCAGGGCTCGCTCACGACGCGCAGGGCACGATAGACCAGGCAGCAGAGCTCTGGGAGAAGGTTCAGCGCCCGAACGTGCTGATCAAGATTCCCGCGACGCTTGAGGGCCTTGAGGCAATCACAGCGGCAACGGCACGAGGCATCAGCGTCAATGTGACGCTGATCTTCAGCCTGACGCGCCACCGCGAGGTGATCAACGCCTACCTGACCGGTCTCGAGCAGGCGAAGGAGGCGGGCATCGACCTGTCGACGATCCACTCGGTCGCCTCGTTCTTCGTCTCTCGCGTCGACACCGAGATCGACAAGCGTCTTGACGCTATCGGCTCTGATGAGGCACGTGCGCTCAAGGGCAAGTCCGGCGTTGCAAATGCGCAGCTGGCGTACGAGGTGTTTGAGCAGGAATTCAGCTCGGTGCGTGCCAAGGGGCTGCTCGAGGCCGGCGCGAACCCGCAGCGTCCGTTGTGGGCGTCGACGGGCGTGAAAGATCCCTCGCTCCCCGACACGCTGTACGTGACGGGGCTCGTCGCCAAGGGCGTCGTGAACACGATGCCGGAGAAGACACTCGAAGCGACATTCGACCACGGCGTGGTTGAGGGCGACACCGTGTCAGCACGCTACGACGAGGCGAACGGCGTTCTTGACGCGATCGCCGCTGTCGGGGTCTCATACGACGACGTCACGGCAGTGCTTGAGAAAGAGGGTGTCGAGAAGTTCATCGTGTCGTGGAACGAACTCCGTGAAGACGTCAAGGGTGCGATGGAGGAATCCCGATGAGCATCGAGATCCACGTGAGCGGAGCGGCTGAAGAAGCCGTCCGCTCCGTGGTGCCCACGCTTGTCAAGGATCTCGTCGCCTCGGGCATCACCGAGCAGAATCCGACGCTCTGGGGGCCGAAGGCCGAAGACGAGTCCGCGAAGCGGCTCGGCTGGACCGAGGCTGTCGCCGTGTCGCGCCCGCTCGTTCCCGAGATCACTGCACTGCGCGAGAAGCTCGCTGCCGATGGTGTGAACCATATTGTTCTGGCGGGAATGGGCGGCTCATCGCTCGCTCCCGAAGTGATTACCCGCACCTTCGGCGTCGACCTCACCGTGCTTGACTCGACAGCACCGGGGCAGGTGCGCGCTGCGCTTGATGCCGGGCTGCAGAACACGGCTGTCGTTGTCTCGTCGAAGTCCGGATCGACAGTTGAGACCGACAGCCAGCGGCGAGTCTTCGAGAAGGCCTTCAGCGATGCCGGAATCGATCCGCGAGAGCGAATCATCATCGTCACCGACCCCGGCTCGCCGTTCGATGTGTCGGCACGCGAGGGTGGCTTCGTCGTCTTCAACGCTGACCCGAATGTCGGAGGACGATATTCGGCCCTCACCGCCTTCGGACTCGTTCCGTCTGGTCTCGCCGGCGTCGACATCGACGCGCTGCTTGACGAGGCAGACCGGGTTCTGGCCGAGCTGTCGATCGATGACGAGCGCAATCCAGGGCTCATTCTCGGCGCAGCGATCTCAGCGACCTCCCCGCGCAAGGACAAGCTGGGAATCGTGTCGGACGGCACCCACATTGCGGGGTTCGCCGACTGGGCTGAGCAGCTGATCGCCGAGTCCACGGGGAAGGAAGGCACGGGAATTCTTCCCGTCGTGCTCGACACGCTCGCGCCAGAGTTGGAGAGCAGTCCGGCCGACCTTCAGATCGTCCGGCTCGTCGAGAACGCCGAAGCGCTCCACCTGTTTCCCCGTGACCGTCACGAGGGCGAGATTCTCGTGAGCGGCTCCCTCGGCGCACAGCTGATTGTGTGGGAGTATGCCGTTGCTGTCGCTGGCCGCATTCTCGGCATCAATCCCTTTGACCAGCCTGACGTCGAGTCTGCGAAGGTCGCGGCTCGCGGACTTCTCGACGATCGTCCCGAGCCAGCAGACCCTGCATTCGCCGAAGCCGGCATCGAGGTTCGCGGAGACGACGAGCTGGTCTCCGGTGTCGCGACGGTCCGCGATGCCGTTGACCGCCTGATCGCGGCTTTGCCGGAGGACGGCTATGTATCGATTCAAGCGTACGTTGACCGGCTTGAGCTGCCTCAGCTAGACGGCTTGCGAAGCATGGTTGCGGCACGTGC contains these protein-coding regions:
- a CDS encoding metal-sulfur cluster assembly factor, translated to MVTTLSPEKFDAVEDALKDVMDPELGVNIVDLGLIYDLSWDDETDALIIHMTLTSAGCPLTDVIEQQTAESLESVVEQFRINWVWMPPWGPERITDDGRDMMRALGFAI
- a CDS encoding COX15/CtaA family protein, with product MSRVTSEHEAESRDAAPRNAVARFWAWLPSSADDKRVRVAVWLNVIFQTVLVGTGGAVRLTASGLGCPTWPKCTAESFITSPEMGIHGVIEFGNRTLFFVLQAIAIIVLLFVIKYRKERRDLFVLALIPACSVLFQAGIGGLTVLSGLNPYVVGLHFVLSVALVVLGALLVMRVYTTPGPRERVVPLWFARLAHVASFFVAVSVIIGILTTGSGPHAGDQGAARNNLPSEVMQHVHSWPAYVMLALTLILFVAAWTRGITAPRVWLSWLVVVQCAQILIGVAQSRLGLPGVLVGSHMVLACVLAAFMAAVLFFLKRPIAGPSAR
- a CDS encoding glucose-6-phosphate isomerase; protein product: MSIEIHVSGAAEEAVRSVVPTLVKDLVASGITEQNPTLWGPKAEDESAKRLGWTEAVAVSRPLVPEITALREKLAADGVNHIVLAGMGGSSLAPEVITRTFGVDLTVLDSTAPGQVRAALDAGLQNTAVVVSSKSGSTVETDSQRRVFEKAFSDAGIDPRERIIIVTDPGSPFDVSAREGGFVVFNADPNVGGRYSALTAFGLVPSGLAGVDIDALLDEADRVLAELSIDDERNPGLILGAAISATSPRKDKLGIVSDGTHIAGFADWAEQLIAESTGKEGTGILPVVLDTLAPELESSPADLQIVRLVENAEALHLFPRDRHEGEILVSGSLGAQLIVWEYAVAVAGRILGINPFDQPDVESAKVAARGLLDDRPEPADPAFAEAGIEVRGDDELVSGVATVRDAVDRLIAALPEDGYVSIQAYVDRLELPQLDGLRSMVAARAGRPVTFGWGPRFLHSTGQYHKGGPKQGVYLQITQAAPVDLEIPDRPFTFGQLIEAQAAGDAGVLRDHGRPVLSLNLTNPQDDSLALFEAIN
- the sufB gene encoding Fe-S cluster assembly protein SufB, whose translation is MSDVLIDRPELENLGVYEFGWSDSDAAGASARRGLNTEVVSNISGLKSEPEWMLKRRLKALKLFERKPMPTWGADLSEIDFENIKYFVRSTEKQATSWEDLPDDIKNTYERLGIPEAERSRLVAGVAAQYESEVVYHQIREDLEQQGVIFMDTDTALREHPEFFEEYYGTVIPSGDNKFAALNTAVWSGGSFVYVPPGVHVDIPLQAYFRINTENMGQFERTLIIADEGSYVHYIEGCTAPIYKSDSLHSAVVEIVVKKNARVRYTTIQNWSNNVYNLVTKRAIAEEGATMEWVDGNIGSKVTMKYPSIYLTGEHAKGETLSVAFAGPGQHQDAGAKMIHMAPYTQSSITSKSIARGGGRAGYRGEVRVDPSAHHSSNSVVCDALLVDTISRSDTYPAIDIRVDDVQLGHEATVSKVSEEQLFYLMSRGLEETEAMAMIVRGFIEPIARELPMEYALELNKLIEMGMEGSVG
- the tal gene encoding transaldolase, producing MTETPTAQLSAAGVSIWLDDLSRERIETGNLTELIEGRNVVGITTNPTIFANAIKNGDRYAAQVGELTAAGENVDGVVRELTTKDVADAADVFRPIFDATNGVDGRVSIEVEPGLAHDAQGTIDQAAELWEKVQRPNVLIKIPATLEGLEAITAATARGISVNVTLIFSLTRHREVINAYLTGLEQAKEAGIDLSTIHSVASFFVSRVDTEIDKRLDAIGSDEARALKGKSGVANAQLAYEVFEQEFSSVRAKGLLEAGANPQRPLWASTGVKDPSLPDTLYVTGLVAKGVVNTMPEKTLEATFDHGVVEGDTVSARYDEANGVLDAIAAVGVSYDDVTAVLEKEGVEKFIVSWNELREDVKGAMEESR
- a CDS encoding heme o synthase — encoded protein: MDVTTPTPVEARTIGFRRKAAAYFSLTKPRVMELLLVTTVPVMILAYGGIPNLWLVAATVIGGAMSAGSAGAFNCYIDRDIDRHMKRTENRPLVTGELSPREALVFSWTLAIGSTVWLALTTNLLAAGLSVLAIFFYVCVYTLWLKRRTEQNIIWGGIAGCFPVLIGWSSVTASLDWEAWVLFAVVFLWTPPHYWPLSMKYRSDYKEVGVPMLAVVRGRAVVGLQTILYAWATVACSLLLVPIAPMGITYTAIALVAGGWFIYETHRLYNLAIRNEEASPMRVFHGSITYLSLLFLAVGVDPLLPF
- the sufC gene encoding Fe-S cluster assembly ATPase SufC codes for the protein MSVIEIRDLHVSVETDQGTKPILKGVNLTINTGETHAIMGPNGSGKSTLAYTIAGHPKYTVDSGSITLDGEDVLSMTVDERARAGLFLAMQYPVEIPGVTVTNFLRTAKTAIDGEAPGIRGWMKDVKGAMDNLRMDSSFAARNVNEGFSGGEKKRNEILQLELLKPRFAVLDETDSGLDVDALRVVSEGVNRAKENTGLGVLLITHYTRILRYIKPDFVHVFVNGRVAEEGGSELADRLEDEGYDRFLTETYVS
- a CDS encoding non-heme iron oxygenase ferredoxin subunit, translating into MTSLKACELSELTVDQAKRCVLDGVPVAVVLDSSGDVHAIGDTCTHGDISLSEGFVEDGTLECWAHGSQFSLTTGKPLSLPAYEPVPVYSVDIVDGSIFIDPTVTKEI
- the tkt gene encoding transketolase; translated protein: MAALQWDSIDDKAVDTARVLAADAVEKVGNGHPGTAMSLAPAAYLLFQKVMRRDPQDDAWLGRDRFVLSAGHSSLTQYIQLYFAGDGLELDDLKALRTWGSLTPGHPEYGHTKGVEITTGPLGQGLSSAVGFAYASRYERGLFDPDAEAGTSPFDHFVYVIASDGDLQEGITSEASSLAGHQQLGNLIAIYDSNQISIEDDTDIAFTEDVAARYEAYGWQVLTVDWKKTGDYVEDIRELNDSIAAAQAESDKPTLIVLKTIIGWPAPNKQDTGAIHGAKLGADELAGVKEALGFDPEKTFEVSDEVITRTRGAAERGAQQRAEWQKSFDAWKAENADRNALLERLLAHDLPAGIENALPRFEAGTDVSTRAASGKVLSALGTELPELWGGSADLAGSNNTTIDGAASFVPAEHSTDSWAGNPYGRVLHFGIREHAMAAILNGIVLHGPTRAYGGTFLIFSDYQRPSVRLAALMNVPSVFVWTHDSVALGEDGPTHQPIEQLSTLRAIPNLAVVRPSDANEVAYAWLEILKRHDGPTGIALTRQNLPVFERGDGEANGDTLAAASNVTKGAYVLAEAPNGKPDVILIATGSEVQLAVEAREQLRGEGVNARVVAAPSLEWFDEQTAEYRESVLPASVTARVSVEAGLDLTWRGIVGDRGRSVSIEHFGASADYKTLFREFGITTESVVNAAKETLGAH
- the sufD gene encoding Fe-S cluster assembly protein SufD, translated to MTVTDTTATPAAPGQHGFKEHSDGGWGLVPLQTRSERFRSANVDDFAALTGREAEWRYTPVDRLTSLSEGELDGAPYTVATTDSDGVTAEWIDMNDARVGSAALPEERPSANAWSKTEKAYAITISGEEAKTITVERSALGNAARGAHTVITAEPNSQALLILKNSGSALLTENVEIVVGEGARLTVVSVQWWDDEAVHLASHFARIGRDASLKHVLVTLGGSLVRANPSLHLAEPGSNVESLGLYFADAGQHLEHQVYVHHEAPHSRSRVTYKGALQGEGAHTVWIGDVLIGPDATGTDSYEQNRNLVLTDGTRADSVPNLEIETGDIAGAGHASATGRFDDEQLFYLQARGITEEEARRLVVRGFLTEIIQQIGNAELQESLERAVEEELASTKLTGDAR